DNA from Sulfodiicoccus acidiphilus:
GCGGGAGCTTTCATAGATTCCAATTTGGATAGGATCGAAGATCTTGTGTATCTCTTAGGCTTCCTCGTGTTAGGTTATCCGCCACTTGCGGTGTCGATAACCATAGGCTCAGCACTCATAACTTCCTATGTTAGAGCAAAAGCCGAGGCGTTAGGTCAAGTTATGAGAGGGAGGGGAATAATTGAGAGGGGAGACAGACTATTATTCATTTTCCTTATATTAATAGTAGGATCATTTCAGAAAACTGTTGCCATTTATATTTTCTATGTTTTCACACTCCTATCCGCGATCACTGTAATACAAAGAATTTTTATCGGCTATAAGGCGATCAGGTAGAGCATGGAAGAGGCAATATCCTCAGTTTTAAAGTCTATTGGCGCAGAGGTCTCGCCTTGGATTCCCGTCTCGGAGCGTCCAGGAAAGGAACCATTTGCCAAGGAAGCCGAATATAAGGCCAAAGATTATTGGGGAAAAATACACCTAAGGAATACTGGGGAGCTTTACGTATTGGTCGTTACAAAGGCTGTGAAGAACTGGAAGGATAGTGTGGGAAAGCTAAACCTTAAGGGAAGGGTGGTGGATGCGGTAGGTGGACTCCTTTGGCTCAAGGAGAATCCGGAACTATTGAAGGGCGATTTGGAGATGATTTCCTCTTTTTTGGCTCGAAGTAATACTGCAGTGGGTTCTCAGTCCCACAGTCGCTAACACATAGTCCAAGTTCAGCCATCCTCCTACATGAGAAAGGAATGAATTTGGCTTTTCTCATCCTGTCTTGAAGCTCAGGCCATCTTTCCAAGAGCCTTTCAGCTTCTTGGTACCTCCCTACATTCGTCAGAAACACGGCTAGTATTGTGGTCTGAGCTTCGTTTAACTCTTTGTTGCTTAACTCTACCATGCATGGAGGGAAGGCATCTTCCTTACTGCTTGTTATTCTAAATCCCTCCAATTCTCCCCTCATTTCTTCGACTATTTTCTCTATCTTTTCTTTAATAAGATAGAAAATTAATTTTTTTATATCAGCATCTGTTAGCTTTACAACTCCGGCCTCTACGTTGAAGTTCCGTAGAGCGAGTGATTCATCTCTAAATCTGGCTGATGCATGTAGGTACTGTATTAAATCTACTCGAAATACTACGAATACTGCTCCATTCCTCTTTTCTTGCGATATACTCGCTCTCAGCCCAAACTTCTCAAGTAGTTTTACAACCTCTTCCGGCGACTTTATTAAAGAGGTGAAAAACGAAGCTTCCTTTACTGTCGTCTCTTGCCTCAGCGACTCGTCATCGGATGCAGCCAAAAATGCGGTTAATGCCAAGAAGACCTTGAGGTTATAGGATTCGGTGTGACGCCCAAAGTTTTCTCCACCTGCTCTATGTCTCGCTTCTTTCCCTAGGTCACCTGTAAGGAGATCATGAACTGATATTCCTAGCTCTGCCAAGACTCTCTTCCAGTCATTGAGGAAAGGGAACTTCGAGTCGAGCGAGGTGGAGGTCAATTCAGGCCTATATTTTCTCCGAGACTTTTAATAAGCAGAGAGGGGGACTCATTGAGATGAAAGTCCTAGTAGCCTCAGCGTGGCCATATGTAAACGCTGTTCCTCACCTGGGTAACTTAGTTGGGTCTCACCTTTCTGCTGACGTGTTCGCCAGATATGCCAGGTTGCGTTATGGAAAGGAAAACGTGGTTTTCGTCAGTGGGAGCGATGAACATGGAACACCCATTGAGGTTGAGGCTATACGAAGGAAAACAAGTCCTAGGGAGTTAACGGATCAAGCTCACGACTACGACGTTAAGTTATTCGATGGATGGGAGCTCAGTTTCGATAACTATTCTAGGACCGAATCTCCTGTTCATAAGAGGTTCGTCTCAGATTTTCTGATGGGACTGAGGGACTACCTAGAAGTCAAGGAGGAAGAAATCCCTTACTGTGAAGTGGACAGAATATATCTCCCTGATAGGTTCGTAAAGGGTACTTGCCCTTACTGTGGCTTCGAGGATGCTCGGGGAGACCAGTGCGACAACTGTGGTAGACTCCTTAGTCCTGAACTGCTCAAGGATCCTAGATGTAGTATTTGCTCGTCGAAGCCAGTTTGGAAGAGAACAGTGCATTGGTTCTTCAATCTCGAAAGATTAGAGGAGGATTTGAAGAGTTGGTTAGAACGGGCCAAGTTCCCAAAGAACGTTGAGGCGGTAGCGATGAGTTGGGTAACTGAAGGTCTGAGGCCTAGGAGCCTCACCCGCGATAACTCGTGGGGAATTCCAGCTCCATTTCCAGGAGCTGAGGGTAAGACTATTTACGTGTGGTTCGAAGCCCTCTTAGGATATCTGTCAGCTACTGTGGAATTCTTTGAGAGGAAAGGAAAGAAGGAAGAGTGGCTCAACTTCTGGAAAGGCCAGGATGTGAGAAGTTATTATTTCATGGGTAAAGACAATATACCCTTCCATGCCGTGATCCTTCCGGCAATGTTGTTGGCCTCTAAGAAAGGATATTCTCTTCCGTACATGATAGCGGCCTCGGAATACCTCCTCTACGAAGGGCAGAAGTTCAGTAAAAGCAGGAAAGTTGGAATCTGGATTGACGAGGCCTTGGAGATCATGGATGTTGAGTATTGGAGGTATCTCTTGATTAGACTGAGGCCTGAGGAGAGGGACATGAACTTCGCTTGGAAGGAGGCAATACGCATAATCAACACCGAACTCAACAACGATTTAGGGAACTATATTAACAGGGTTCTTTCCATGATAAAAAGGAGCTTCAATTCAGTTGTCCCCCAGATCTCTAATCCCTCTCAGAACGACCTTAACTTTCGCGCATTCATGGAAGAGGTGGTGGTGGAAGTGTCTAAGAAGTATGACGATGCAAAGCTGAAGGGAGCATTAGAATCTACCCTTCAACTAGCTAGGGAAGGTAACCAATACCTAAACAGAGCCTCACCATGGGATGCTATAGCAAAGGGCAGAATGGAAGAAGCTGGAACAGTTCTCACTATAGCTGTAAATTCCATAAGGACTCTAGGCATATTGCTTTACCCGGTCATGCCTACTCACATGAACTATCTTTATTCCATGCTGAACTTAGGAAAGGTTGAAGACGACGTTTGGGACTCAGCTGGAAAGCTTACAATTAAACCAGGACATAAGATCGGTGAGGTAAGAACGTTGTTCAAGAAGTTGCCCGACGACTTTGAAAAGGAGGTAGAAGAAAAATTAAAGGACGCTAGAAGGAAAATTGAGGCAGTAAGACCGCCCTTGCTTAGGTAGTTTCTAGATTAACGTAAGTGGACACCGGGGAGAAGCTCCTTCCTCTTCCTTCGTAGAACTTACTGAACATCTCGTAGAAGTGAAGTCTAAGGTCTTGGATGAAGACGATCAGTCCCTCCAGCGCTATGGCCAACAGGTTTCCTATTATCAATATTACTACTGCTAAAGGATTCGCAAGTATACTTAGTACGTTTGGGGTCCTAGCCACTAAGTAGGCCATGTAGGAAAAGGCGTAAAGGATGTAGTAGTGGGCTAGCGCGAAGACCAATATTCGAATAAACGATACCGTGTTCGAGAATAAGAGCAACCCGGCTTCAAAACCCCCTTCTACAAAACCTAGCCCAACCGCATATCCGATCGATCCCCCTTCATGTCTTCTCAATAGGAGAATCTTGGCTATCCAGTTATAGAGCAATGTAAGGCCCACCCAAAAGATGAGTATATACCCCAGAACATTAGCTGGAGTGTTCAATTGAGGAGTGAAGAGGTGCTCTAGGCCATTTAAGACACCTGTGAGCACTTGAATCACTGCTCCAAAGTAGTTGCTGGGGTCTGTAGTGCCATAGGCGAAAATTATGATGGGAACAAGGTAGAGCAGAAACACTGGAAGTTTATCGTATTTTATGTATTCCAAATCCCTCTTCTTAATGGCGTTAATCAGTCCTAAGAGGGCGCTCACGAAGAGTGCGATCGCCCCTATCAATATCGAGAGAAGTATAGCGTTGGGCACGGTCTGAGAGATGTTCACATACTCTCCGAACGGAAGAAGGACACTCACTATTGAACCTGGCGCCGTGTAAACCGAGGTGGGTATGGGCCAAGGTAAAGGTCCTGGTTGACCGCCAGGAATTCCCAGCTCTCGTGTCCCCCCTACAGGGAGGGGCCCGAAGAAGCCGCGAGCAATAAGTCCAGTTATCATTGCGCCTACACTCGAGTAGAGCAATACTAGTGATATGTCCTTAATCGTCCTACTGTTCCTCCTGATACCATATTTTCTGAACCATAGTGCAAAAAGGAAGATCACTATGGCATTTCCCAAATCTGGAAACATTAGGGCAAAGAGAATGGGAAAGGAGACTATTAGGAACACCGTAGGCGATATCTCCCAATAGGACGGAGTTCCGTATATCTCCGTCAGGGACTCGAAGACTCTAGCTGCCTTTCCGAGCGGCACATAGGTTGGTGGCTCTTCCTTTTCTCCATACCGTCTCGGCCTGTCCCACGTTACAGTTGCTATACCCTGAAGTTCCTTTTGTAACTTCTTCACAAGTTTTTCTGGGGTAAATCCTTCGAACTGAAGGAAGAACTCTGAGACTCTCGCCTTCGATATCATCGTCATTGCGTCCCTAACAGTCCAAAGCCTACCGAGTACTGCACGTATTTCTAATTCTTCCTTCCTAACTCTCTCTCCGAATCTCCGCTTCAATTCTTGGGCCCTTCTCTCCAACTCCTCAGCCTGCTTAGACAGCTCCGAGTAAGCTGCGGATGGCGATCCTTGAAGCCCCTCAAGGGACTCTAGACGTCTCAGTCCCACCTCTTTCACAACCTTGCTAAGTTCAGTACCTTTCTCTGACACTAATAGAACTGCGTACCAGTCCTTACCTAATGCCACGGCGTTGGTAGCAATCCAATCGTACTCCTTGAGTTTAGCCAACTGTGTCTCGTTGGCTATCCCAAATGCCATTTCAAATAATTGTGATTGATAAATTTGAGACATTGATATGTTGATTTCCTTGAAGGGTTCGAGCTCCTTCAATTTTCCCTTAACTATTTCTAGCTCTCCCCTGACCTGCCCTAGCTCTTCAAATGCCTCGGAAAACTTGTTCTCAAGCTCGCTCGCCTGTTTGTTTACTTCCTCTGCGGCCTCAAACCAGTCAGTTACCTTCATCCGTCCCTCCGTCAACTTGTCAAGACCAGCTACTTCCATTATTAGCCCCACTTTGTTGATGTGCTCTTGAATGTAGCTCAGCACTCTCCTAGCCTCATCCATCCTCACGTCACTTATTCCAGAAGCTGGCTCCTCTGGTTGAAACATTCCGAACCTTAGAATTCTACTCACAACTTGGTTGAGGGACTCCCTTTCGGCGAATATTCCTACTCTAACCATGTCCTCAGGGAATATCAATACGAGTCACACGGACTCAGCCCTACGTATAAAAAAGCTTAATTCTTCACCGCAGACCTGAAGCCTAATGGGAAAGGTCGTTGTTGTTGGAGATAGGTACACCACTTCAGCATTTGCGGTACTTGGAGCCGAAGATATGGTACTTGAGGATCCCTACAAACTACTCGAAACACTTAACAGTATAAGAAGAAGGGAAGACGTTGACCTAGTTTTGGTGTCACGCGACCTCTATGAACCTGTCAGGGAATCCGTAGATTCTCTTTTGTTGAACCTCTCCAAGCCAGTGGTTACAGTGATCCCTACACCCTTCAGTCAAGGAACCCCACTTGACGTGAAGAAGATAATATTTAAGGCTTTAGG
Protein-coding regions in this window:
- the pgsA gene encoding archaetidylinositol phosphate synthase, which codes for MFENLREATKRLVSPVAKTLVKLGLTANQVTLLGLVFSFLYLVLLYFNFYLIAVAFLVSSALMDAFDGEVARMRGTSGPAGAFIDSNLDRIEDLVYLLGFLVLGYPPLAVSITIGSALITSYVRAKAEALGQVMRGRGIIERGDRLLFIFLILIVGSFQKTVAIYIFYVFTLLSAITVIQRIFIGYKAIR
- a CDS encoding V-type ATP synthase subunit I, yielding MIFPEDMVRVGIFAERESLNQVVSRILRFGMFQPEEPASGISDVRMDEARRVLSYIQEHINKVGLIMEVAGLDKLTEGRMKVTDWFEAAEEVNKQASELENKFSEAFEELGQVRGELEIVKGKLKELEPFKEINISMSQIYQSQLFEMAFGIANETQLAKLKEYDWIATNAVALGKDWYAVLLVSEKGTELSKVVKEVGLRRLESLEGLQGSPSAAYSELSKQAEELERRAQELKRRFGERVRKEELEIRAVLGRLWTVRDAMTMISKARVSEFFLQFEGFTPEKLVKKLQKELQGIATVTWDRPRRYGEKEEPPTYVPLGKAARVFESLTEIYGTPSYWEISPTVFLIVSFPILFALMFPDLGNAIVIFLFALWFRKYGIRRNSRTIKDISLVLLYSSVGAMITGLIARGFFGPLPVGGTRELGIPGGQPGPLPWPIPTSVYTAPGSIVSVLLPFGEYVNISQTVPNAILLSILIGAIALFVSALLGLINAIKKRDLEYIKYDKLPVFLLYLVPIIIFAYGTTDPSNYFGAVIQVLTGVLNGLEHLFTPQLNTPANVLGYILIFWVGLTLLYNWIAKILLLRRHEGGSIGYAVGLGFVEGGFEAGLLLFSNTVSFIRILVFALAHYYILYAFSYMAYLVARTPNVLSILANPLAVVILIIGNLLAIALEGLIVFIQDLRLHFYEMFSKFYEGRGRSFSPVSTYVNLETT
- the metG gene encoding methionine--tRNA ligase, translated to MKVLVASAWPYVNAVPHLGNLVGSHLSADVFARYARLRYGKENVVFVSGSDEHGTPIEVEAIRRKTSPRELTDQAHDYDVKLFDGWELSFDNYSRTESPVHKRFVSDFLMGLRDYLEVKEEEIPYCEVDRIYLPDRFVKGTCPYCGFEDARGDQCDNCGRLLSPELLKDPRCSICSSKPVWKRTVHWFFNLERLEEDLKSWLERAKFPKNVEAVAMSWVTEGLRPRSLTRDNSWGIPAPFPGAEGKTIYVWFEALLGYLSATVEFFERKGKKEEWLNFWKGQDVRSYYFMGKDNIPFHAVILPAMLLASKKGYSLPYMIAASEYLLYEGQKFSKSRKVGIWIDEALEIMDVEYWRYLLIRLRPEERDMNFAWKEAIRIINTELNNDLGNYINRVLSMIKRSFNSVVPQISNPSQNDLNFRAFMEEVVVEVSKKYDDAKLKGALESTLQLAREGNQYLNRASPWDAIAKGRMEEAGTVLTIAVNSIRTLGILLYPVMPTHMNYLYSMLNLGKVEDDVWDSAGKLTIKPGHKIGEVRTLFKKLPDDFEKEVEEKLKDARRKIEAVRPPLLR
- a CDS encoding V-type ATP synthase subunit F, yielding MGKVVVVGDRYTTSAFAVLGAEDMVLEDPYKLLETLNSIRRREDVDLVLVSRDLYEPVRESVDSLLLNLSKPVVTVIPTPFSQGTPLDVKKIIFKALGFG